CTGTGGATAAGTTTGTtcataaataaaatggaaatccAAGAGGCATAGAATGAAATTTTATGCCCATCATATTTTCTGTGGCAGATGGCAAAGAAATGCATTTGAGTCAAGAATTTAATTTTGTTACAGATAACATGAGAATAAAAAATTCCCACGGTAACAAAGAACATAAATCTATCTTGAATTACTGTAATCTACTCTGAGCTTGATAAATGAGGAATACTGTTAAATCCAGGTCTAATTAATTGTAAGGTTTCCTTACATTGGGATGAACTAAAAAGCATACCTGAATCATGTACAGCTTAGTTTCTGAGTGCTGCCAAACGTCTTGTGAGCTGATCTTCTTGGTCTGTGGTACGCTCACCAGTGGTGAGAGTGGCAGTGGGTATAGACTGTGCATTCAGCTGGTCCATCACTTCTAAACCAGCCTCATCTGCAACTTGCTGAATGAGAGAGTCCACATCTTCTTTTGGAGTAGAAAGAGTAGTGGCAGCTCCCATGCTGTCTTCAAGCACCTTGGGACAAAGAGAGACACTTAATAAGCTCTGTTTTTCTTCAAGATACTAGATCAATGAGGCATATCTCATTATATTATCTTGCTCACATGGCTGAGTACTCTCTTACTATTTATAAACTAAACAAATGACAAGCAAATAAAAAGCAACATCCAGTACAAGAGTAATTATCCAACTCATTGATTTGTAAATGCTTTATGAGGTATTTCAAATCAAGAAGTACTGTATCAAATTTTCAATCACTTACCGAAGTTCTCACATCAAGGTCTTCAAACTGTGTTTCAAATTTGTCCATAATTGAAGACACTTTCTGCAGGTCCATGGTGTTGAGAGCCTGGTCGAGAGCTTTTACCACAGAACCCATGTTCTTGGTGATTCCCTTCATGGCCAATGTTGACTGAACCCTgtttaaaataaatatattaatgaaaagaggaaatcaTTGTACAAACTAACAAATTAACCACCTAGTCACCTTCTCTGTGTGTGGATGATAAAGCTTAAATTTTATGAGacaatttaagagagagagagagagagagagagagagagagagagagagagagagagagagagagagagagagagagagatatggaaggatggagggtgGGTGGGATAGAGAGAGGTAGGatatgggaagggagggagacacaagaaatgggaggaaaggaaggaatgcaaaACAGACTAGTGACTGAGAAGCGTTGCTTGTTTGGCTGTTTGTGTATCCATTTGAGATTATTTAGCTACAGCAAAGCCTATAAGGCAACTTACCTAGACTGTACAGCGTCCACCTTTGATGCCATGCGTAAGTAAGACaaggactcatttttttttcttatagcaTTTTCAGCATAAATCTTTGCACCCTCAACATTGCCTTGTTGAAGAGCTTTCTTTATCTTGCCTTCTTGAATCTGGAATGGAAAAACATCTATTGTGACACTAAAGTATTTCTAGTAAATAAATAGTATGGATTTTGTCAAAACAGATAACTATGACAAAATTTCCAGCAATAATCTGATGATGTGCCAATACATACAGTTTACTAAACACCAATACTATTTCcagttatatttttcctcatcaaGAGGGCTTTTTTGAAAGATTCTCTATTGCACTGGGTGGGATGGTAATAATTTTGTCAGTAACAAAAATACTTTTACTTAAatttaaaaacaaacaagatggTACAGTAAATGCTTGGCTAAACATGAATGTACCAGAGAGAATATACTGGAATACTGTCTGGGAATTAGTTATACAGGACCAGGAGGGATACTGGAACTGAATGAGGTTGAAGAAAATCCAGTTTTGTTAAGTTCTCGAGATTGAAACTTGCAAAGTACAAGCCTtaccatttttgttttctcatacAAAGCAAAACATCAATATACATGTGATTTTTAATGTGCATACATACAGCAATTTGTAATTCATTGTGTTGATATGGAGTTAATATTTGGCACAAAGAAAATTTCAGTAAGGATTTCCCCAAGAAATTATTTCTGAAGGAATGCATACTAGAAGAACTGCAGTTTGTTAAGTGTAACATGTCCTATGTAATAACAGCCTAACATAAATTAATATGACATGAAACCTTTACATAGCAGCTGCAGGACTTGTAAATGAGTGTTGT
The window above is part of the Portunus trituberculatus isolate SZX2019 chromosome 14, ASM1759143v1, whole genome shotgun sequence genome. Proteins encoded here:
- the LOC123503792 gene encoding charged multivesicular body protein 1a-like; protein product: MSWFGGSSDKKMQDCLFQLKFCEKQMERLAKKAEKDQKIQEGKIKKALQQGNVEGAKIYAENAIRKKNESLSYLRMASKVDAVQSRVQSTLAMKGITKNMGSVVKALDQALNTMDLQKVSSIMDKFETQFEDLDVRTSVLEDSMGAATTLSTPKEDVDSLIQQVADEAGLEVMDQLNAQSIPTATLTTGERTTDQEDQLTRRLAALRN